From Pagrus major chromosome 6, Pma_NU_1.0, one genomic window encodes:
- the isy1 gene encoding pre-mRNA-splicing factor ISY1 homolog — MARNAEKAMTALARFRQAQLEEGKVKERRPFLASECSELPKAEKWRRQIISEISKKVAQIQNAGLGEFRIRDLNDEINKLLREKGHWEVRIKELGGPDYARVGPRMLDHEGKEVPGNRGYKYFGAARDLPGVRELFEKEPAPALRKTRAELMKDVDAEYYGYRDEDDGVLLPLETQYEKQAVMEAVQRWRSEKESRLSGEKQQQQEEEEEEESIYTVHNQEPDDDESREEQDGEEGGVTFIAHVPVPSQREVEEALVRRKKMELLQRYASETLQAQSQTARTLLGL; from the exons ATG gCGAGAAACGCTGAGAAGGCCAT GACGGCTCTGGCTCGATTCAGACAGGCTCAGCTCGAGGAGGGAAAAGTCAAG GAAAGGAGACCATTTCTGGCGTCAGAGTGCAGTGAACTTCCTAAAGCTGAGAAATGGAGACGACAG atcaTCAGTGAGATCTCAAAGAAGGTGGCTCAGATCCAGAATG CTGGTCTCGGGGAGTTCAGGATTCGGGATCTGAATGATGAGATCAACAAGCTGCTGAGAGAGAAAGGTCACTGGGAGGTTCGGATCAAAGAACTGGGAGGACCCGACTACGCT cgGGTCGGTCCGAGGATGTTGGATCATGAGGGGAAGGAGGTTCCAGGTAATCGAGGATATAAATACTTCGGAGCAGCCAGAGACCTTCCTGGAGTCAGAGAGCTGTTTGAGAAGGAGC CTGCCCCGGCACTGAGGAAGACAAGGGCGGAGCTGATGAAGGATGTAGACGCAGAGTATTACGGCTACAGGGACGAAGACGACGGAgtgctgcttcctctggagaccCAGTATGAGAAGCAAG ctGTGATGGAGGCGGTGCAGAGGTGGAGGTCAGAGAAGGAGTCTCGTCTGTCAggagagaagcagcagcagcaggaggaggaggaggaggaggagagcatcTACACTGTCCACAACCAAGAG cccGATGATGACGAGAGCCGGGAGGAgcaggatggagaggagggcGGAGTCACCTTCATCGCACATGTACCTGTTCCCTCACAGAGagag gtggaggaggctctggtcaggaggaagaagatggagCTGTTACAGCGTTACGCCAGTGAGACTCTTCAGGCTCAGAGTCAGACAGCCAGAACTCTGCTGGGACtataa